The Cohaesibacter gelatinilyticus genome contains a region encoding:
- a CDS encoding ABC transporter ATP-binding protein, protein MLEVKDARQVFFPGLPDEKVALDGLNLTLAEGDFATVIGSNGAGKSTLLNAIAGAQRLDSGRIVINGDDVTQMPVHRRANHVARVFQDPMKGTAASMTIAENMLLAEMRQSKARLRIGLTLARRDKYREELSYLGLGLEDRMDTPVSLLSGGQRQSLSLVMAVSDRPDVLLLDEHTAALDPRTADLVLDATLRAVTALKLTTLMVTHNMQHAIDFGNRIVMLDAGQVIRELSGDEKANTSVPKLIDYFSVKSDRMVLGG, encoded by the coding sequence ATGCTTGAGGTTAAAGATGCTCGTCAGGTTTTTTTCCCGGGGCTCCCCGACGAGAAAGTTGCACTTGATGGGCTGAATTTGACGTTGGCTGAGGGTGACTTCGCCACAGTGATCGGCAGTAATGGTGCGGGCAAGAGTACGCTGTTGAATGCAATTGCTGGCGCACAGCGGCTTGATTCCGGGCGTATTGTTATCAACGGAGATGACGTGACGCAAATGCCCGTTCATCGTCGGGCAAATCATGTTGCTCGTGTGTTTCAGGACCCTATGAAGGGGACCGCAGCCAGCATGACAATAGCGGAAAACATGCTGTTGGCTGAAATGCGGCAGTCAAAAGCCAGACTTCGGATTGGTTTGACGCTTGCAAGACGGGACAAATATCGCGAAGAGCTGTCCTATCTGGGTCTTGGACTGGAAGACAGAATGGACACACCTGTTTCGCTATTGTCCGGAGGACAAAGACAGTCTCTTTCCCTGGTCATGGCTGTGTCGGATCGCCCTGATGTCCTCTTGCTTGATGAGCATACGGCCGCTTTGGACCCTCGCACCGCCGATCTTGTTCTGGATGCGACCTTGAGGGCAGTTACAGCCCTGAAACTGACCACCTTGATGGTCACTCATAACATGCAGCATGCAATCGACTTTGGAAATCGCATTGTAATGCTGGATGCAGGGCAGGTTATTCGTGAGCTTTCTGGAGATGAGAAGGCAAATACCTCGGTCCCAAAGTTGATCGATTATTTTTCGGTCAAGTCCGACCGGATGGTTCTGGGAGGCTAG
- a CDS encoding ABC transporter permease gives MGEILATYFSLITVTLGQSLTLSFVVLAVMMPFRILGFPDLTSEGAFPLGGCVCAVALLAGIPPIPALLLSALAGFLAGSTTAFLHLRFRIHTLLAGILVTTMLYSINLRIMGRANVPIFSQDKIFDLLSWLELTGTMTKILVAGGLVTITILVLNYWFLTERGIAMRAVGANPDMAEAQGINVWRATIGGVGLAGAFASFGGGLMVQSQGFADVNMGLGILINALAALMIGEAVLGKRSFLRQLLAPFVGAIIYYQLISICLAAGLPPGDLKIATGLFVIIMLAAPTLRSRKGGRPEREAIRE, from the coding sequence ATGGGTGAGATTCTTGCAACTTACTTTTCGCTCATCACAGTGACATTGGGACAGAGCTTGACACTGAGCTTTGTCGTTCTCGCTGTTATGATGCCTTTTCGTATTCTTGGTTTCCCTGATTTGACGTCTGAGGGTGCATTTCCTCTTGGTGGTTGCGTTTGCGCAGTTGCATTGCTGGCTGGGATCCCTCCTATACCGGCGCTGTTGCTTTCAGCTTTGGCCGGGTTTTTGGCAGGCAGTACCACAGCCTTCCTTCACCTGAGATTTCGTATTCATACGCTGCTGGCCGGGATTTTGGTCACAACAATGCTCTACAGCATCAATCTCAGAATTATGGGCCGAGCCAATGTGCCCATTTTTAGTCAAGACAAAATCTTTGATCTGCTGAGCTGGCTGGAACTCACTGGTACCATGACAAAAATCTTGGTTGCAGGTGGCTTGGTGACGATTACCATTCTGGTCTTGAACTATTGGTTCCTGACCGAACGGGGCATTGCCATGCGAGCTGTCGGCGCCAATCCGGATATGGCAGAAGCTCAAGGCATCAATGTCTGGCGTGCCACGATCGGCGGAGTGGGTCTTGCTGGGGCATTTGCTTCCTTTGGCGGAGGATTGATGGTCCAAAGCCAGGGATTTGCAGATGTGAATATGGGCCTTGGTATTCTCATCAACGCTCTCGCAGCATTGATGATTGGAGAGGCGGTTCTAGGAAAACGATCCTTCTTGCGACAGCTTCTTGCGCCATTTGTTGGGGCTATAATCTATTATCAGCTCATTTCGATTTGTCTGGCTGCTGGATTGCCACCGGGAGATCTGAAAATCGCTACCGGTTTGTTCGTGATCATCATGTTGGCTGCGCCAACCCTTCGGTCCCGAAAAGGTGGTCGCCCTGAGCGAGAGGCAATTCGCGAATGA
- a CDS encoding dipeptide epimerase encodes MINYTFKMESWPLARPFRFAGFSISALDIAYVTLESDGIPGHGEGVVPVVFDISAEETAEILEQVRNQLMDGEAIDAICRSLPPGPARNALDCALWDLRAKTSGKTIWELAGLPPGPDTITVDQTIGLDAPKMMAQLAKDSTHDVLKIKADAEGVLDRVAAIRKARPDAELIIDANQSWSAEDLRQLGPQLADLGVAMIEQPLSRECDHELRNVDCPVPIYADESCHTREDLPDLIGLYQGINIKLDKTGGLTEALALAKAAKDADLGVMVGCMAGTSLSMAPAYVIGTLSNWSDLDGPLLLASDRPSAMTYKDGALSAFSPSLWG; translated from the coding sequence ATGATCAATTACACATTCAAGATGGAAAGCTGGCCATTGGCCAGACCCTTTCGCTTTGCCGGATTTTCGATATCGGCGCTGGATATTGCATATGTGACCCTCGAAAGTGATGGGATACCCGGGCATGGAGAGGGCGTGGTTCCGGTGGTCTTTGATATCTCGGCAGAGGAAACTGCCGAGATATTGGAGCAAGTCCGTAATCAACTCATGGATGGAGAGGCGATAGACGCGATCTGTCGTTCTCTTCCACCCGGACCAGCTCGTAATGCGCTTGATTGTGCTCTTTGGGATTTGCGGGCCAAGACGAGTGGCAAAACCATATGGGAACTTGCTGGTTTGCCACCCGGGCCTGATACAATCACGGTGGACCAAACCATTGGTCTGGACGCTCCAAAAATGATGGCGCAACTGGCGAAGGATTCAACGCACGATGTTCTCAAGATAAAGGCAGATGCAGAAGGTGTTCTGGATCGCGTCGCTGCAATTCGTAAAGCGAGACCGGATGCCGAACTGATCATCGACGCCAATCAAAGCTGGTCAGCGGAAGATCTGCGCCAGCTTGGTCCGCAATTGGCGGATCTTGGCGTTGCCATGATCGAACAACCCCTTAGTAGAGAGTGTGATCATGAGCTTCGGAATGTGGATTGCCCGGTGCCGATCTATGCTGATGAATCGTGTCATACCCGAGAAGATCTTCCCGATCTGATCGGGTTGTATCAAGGCATCAATATCAAGTTGGATAAGACTGGCGGACTGACAGAAGCCCTTGCATTGGCAAAAGCTGCAAAAGATGCAGATCTGGGCGTCATGGTGGGGTGTATGGCGGGAACCTCGCTTTCCATGGCTCCTGCCTATGTTATCGGAACCTTGTCGAATTGGTCCGATCTGGACGGTCCATTGCTGCTTGCGTCCGATCGACCTTCGGCGATGACATATAAAGATGGCGCGTTATCTGCATTTTCCCCTTCCCTTTGGGGCTGA
- a CDS encoding DUF1611 domain-containing protein, whose amino-acid sequence MLKIEAPYLIYLGDTQIPEMAKTGAGLAYWRPERCAGQLREPGCAADLGLPDLDLNAAVQQGVKTLVIGTAIPGGQLPDSWITRIVEAMEAGMDIASGLHSPLRSIPALDKTAKETGRNIYDVRLSHGPHPIANGRKRSGQRLLTVGTDCAVGKKYSALALHRELLARDVSATFRATGQTGVLIDGQGLAIDAVVSDFIAGAVEALAPSADDAHWDVIEGQGSLVHPAYAGVSLGLLHGAQPDAFVVCHEYGRKQLSGFEDHRVGSIEHIISLTEQLGRIVSKEIRCAGISLNTSSLSEQEALNAIQEIKEQYGLPVCDPVRFGVKEIIDDLLSKES is encoded by the coding sequence ATGCTTAAAATTGAAGCCCCTTATCTGATCTATCTGGGCGATACGCAGATCCCTGAAATGGCCAAGACAGGCGCTGGGTTGGCCTATTGGCGACCGGAAAGATGTGCCGGACAACTGAGGGAACCCGGTTGTGCTGCAGATCTGGGTTTGCCGGATCTGGACTTGAATGCGGCAGTTCAACAAGGGGTGAAAACTCTGGTTATCGGAACTGCAATACCCGGTGGACAATTGCCAGACAGCTGGATCACCAGGATTGTCGAGGCCATGGAAGCGGGGATGGATATTGCGTCAGGACTTCACTCACCCTTGCGCTCAATTCCCGCATTGGACAAAACAGCCAAGGAAACAGGAAGAAACATCTATGATGTACGCCTGTCTCATGGACCTCACCCAATTGCAAACGGGAGAAAAAGATCCGGGCAGAGACTGCTCACGGTCGGAACGGATTGTGCTGTCGGAAAGAAATATTCAGCGCTGGCACTGCATCGCGAGTTGCTAGCACGGGACGTTTCAGCAACATTTCGCGCCACGGGCCAAACCGGTGTATTGATCGATGGCCAAGGCCTCGCGATTGATGCGGTGGTATCAGATTTTATTGCTGGAGCCGTCGAGGCATTGGCTCCTTCGGCCGATGACGCCCATTGGGATGTGATAGAAGGGCAAGGGTCTCTGGTTCATCCAGCCTATGCAGGCGTATCATTGGGACTTCTGCATGGTGCACAACCTGATGCTTTTGTTGTATGCCATGAATATGGTCGCAAACAGCTGTCGGGTTTCGAGGACCATAGGGTTGGATCGATTGAACACATCATCTCGCTGACGGAGCAGCTTGGGCGCATTGTGTCGAAGGAAATCAGATGTGCTGGGATCAGCCTGAACACATCCTCTCTCTCCGAGCAAGAGGCCCTGAACGCCATTCAGGAAATAAAGGAGCAATATGGTCTGCCGGTCTGCGATCCTGTTCGTTTCGGGGTCAAGGAGATCATTGACGATTTGCTGAGTAAAGAATCGTAA
- a CDS encoding thiol-disulfide oxidoreductase DCC family protein, which produces MQTIYFDGECPICIKEIAFYRKHADVEANWVDASKLPAGSVVDGESRYDLLTIMHVRDSDGRWLIAVDAFAAMWRLIPFLRPFAWIFTVPGLKSVWMAAYKLFLKYRNRNVCDEGSCSI; this is translated from the coding sequence ATGCAAACCATCTATTTTGATGGAGAATGCCCAATCTGTATAAAGGAAATTGCCTTCTATAGAAAGCATGCCGATGTCGAAGCCAATTGGGTTGATGCATCCAAACTCCCCGCAGGTTCAGTGGTTGATGGTGAAAGTCGGTATGATCTGCTAACCATCATGCATGTGAGGGATAGTGATGGACGTTGGTTGATTGCGGTTGATGCCTTTGCTGCAATGTGGCGATTGATACCATTCCTGCGCCCTTTTGCTTGGATTTTCACAGTGCCGGGTCTGAAGAGTGTCTGGATGGCGGCATACAAGCTTTTCCTGAAATATCGAAATCGCAATGTTTGCGATGAGGGAAGCTGTTCCATTTGA
- a CDS encoding aminotransferase class III-fold pyridoxal phosphate-dependent enzyme gives MTAYSRNKPISFDNHWMPFTANQDFAQNPRLVQSAKGMHYLTPEGEEILDMTAGLWCCNLGHGRDEIADAVHGQFKELDFAPSFNFGHPLSFELSERLAKMLPGDLNNLFFTNSGSESADTAIKIAYAYHDAKGDTGRKRIISRQRAYHGVNFCGVSLGGLTANRRAFGQWLPVDHLNSTHDLSRNSFTIGQPEYGGADMANELENLIAFHDASTIAAVIVEPIAGAGGVLLPPKGYLKRLREICDQHGILLIFDEVITGFGRTGKAFAAETFGVVPDIMTMAKGITSATVPMGAVACRDFIKEAVFSTSQGIEFFHGYTYSAHPLACAASLAALDIYDRENLWDRASGPVGDKLQEALQSLKDLPRVIDARGMAFIGAIEFEPLEGKPGAIGAALLKECWNQGIMIRGLGDAIAVSPPLIMEEAHIERFVDGFRKAVKVVLD, from the coding sequence ATGACCGCCTATTCGCGCAACAAGCCCATTTCCTTTGACAATCACTGGATGCCATTCACGGCCAATCAGGATTTCGCGCAAAATCCCCGTTTGGTGCAAAGCGCCAAGGGGATGCACTACCTCACCCCTGAAGGAGAAGAAATCCTCGATATGACTGCAGGCCTTTGGTGCTGTAATCTGGGCCACGGGCGCGATGAAATTGCAGATGCTGTTCATGGCCAGTTCAAGGAACTGGACTTTGCACCGAGCTTCAACTTTGGTCATCCGCTTTCCTTTGAGCTCTCCGAGCGTCTTGCCAAGATGCTACCGGGTGATCTCAACAACCTCTTCTTCACCAATTCCGGTTCTGAGAGCGCGGACACAGCCATAAAGATTGCCTATGCCTATCATGATGCAAAAGGGGATACTGGTCGCAAGCGTATCATCTCTCGCCAGCGCGCCTATCACGGTGTGAATTTCTGTGGTGTCTCTCTCGGTGGCCTGACTGCAAACCGTCGTGCTTTTGGTCAATGGTTGCCAGTGGATCATTTGAATTCCACCCACGATCTGTCACGCAACAGTTTCACCATCGGCCAGCCGGAATATGGCGGCGCGGATATGGCCAATGAGTTGGAAAATCTCATTGCCTTCCATGACGCATCCACCATTGCAGCTGTGATCGTTGAGCCAATTGCTGGTGCTGGCGGTGTGTTGCTGCCACCAAAAGGCTATCTGAAGCGCCTGCGTGAGATTTGTGACCAACATGGCATTTTGTTGATTTTCGATGAGGTCATCACTGGTTTTGGCCGCACAGGCAAGGCTTTCGCCGCTGAGACCTTTGGTGTTGTGCCGGATATCATGACCATGGCCAAGGGCATCACCTCCGCCACCGTGCCTATGGGAGCGGTGGCTTGCCGTGATTTCATCAAGGAAGCCGTTTTCTCGACCAGTCAGGGCATTGAATTCTTCCACGGCTATACTTATTCCGCCCACCCACTGGCATGCGCAGCATCGCTTGCTGCTCTGGATATCTATGATCGCGAAAATCTCTGGGATCGCGCGTCTGGGCCGGTCGGCGATAAGCTGCAGGAAGCCCTTCAAAGCTTGAAAGACTTGCCCCGTGTGATTGATGCACGAGGCATGGCCTTCATCGGTGCAATCGAGTTCGAGCCACTGGAAGGCAAACCCGGTGCGATCGGTGCAGCCCTGCTGAAAGAATGCTGGAACCAGGGTATCATGATCCGTGGCCTTGGTGATGCCATCGCTGTCTCACCACCGCTGATTATGGAAGAGGCTCATATCGAGCGCTTTGTTGACGGCTTCCGCAAGGCGGTTAAAGTGGTGCTTGATTAA
- a CDS encoding MmcB family DNA repair protein produces the protein MSKMIKPDLAVPTDGRQSDRALEIQRGTMRHLRQRGFASIPEVTLKSGRRADLLAINAKGEIWIVEIKSSLEDFRADQKWPDYRDFCDRFFFATNHETSAEIFPEEAGFIIADSHGAEELRSAPEHKLPAARRKAVTLLFAKSAANRLHDVMDPGVPSRLGPDR, from the coding sequence ATGAGCAAGATGATTAAACCGGATCTGGCGGTCCCGACGGATGGCCGTCAGTCCGACCGTGCTTTGGAAATCCAGCGCGGCACCATGCGTCATCTGCGCCAACGTGGTTTTGCATCAATACCGGAAGTCACGCTCAAGTCTGGACGCAGAGCCGATCTGTTGGCTATCAATGCCAAGGGCGAGATCTGGATTGTCGAGATCAAATCATCGCTGGAAGATTTTCGGGCCGATCAGAAATGGCCTGATTATCGTGACTTCTGTGATCGCTTCTTTTTTGCCACCAATCATGAGACGTCGGCGGAAATCTTCCCTGAAGAGGCTGGCTTCATCATTGCTGATAGCCATGGCGCAGAGGAATTAAGATCAGCTCCGGAGCACAAACTGCCAGCAGCTCGTCGGAAGGCTGTGACCTTGCTTTTTGCTAAAAGCGCAGCCAACCGCTTGCATGATGTCATGGATCCCGGTGTGCCAAGTCGACTTGGACCTGATCGCTAA
- a CDS encoding ActR/PrrA/RegA family redox response regulator transcription factor, translating to MTLTAETMPNEPGYLLLVDDDRPFLIRLARAMESRGFEIQTADSVADALTLVNSKPPRYAVVDMRLGDGNGLDVIEAIQKSNPDARTLMLTGYGNITTAVTAVKLGAIDYLAKPADADDIYAALMNEGEKKAAPPENPMSADRVRWEHIQRVYELCDRNVSETARRLNMHRRTLQRILAKRAPR from the coding sequence ATGACCCTGACAGCTGAAACCATGCCAAATGAGCCCGGATATCTTTTGCTCGTAGACGATGATCGCCCATTCCTGATCCGTCTGGCACGGGCCATGGAAAGCCGTGGATTTGAAATTCAAACCGCAGACAGCGTTGCAGATGCGCTGACTTTGGTGAATAGCAAGCCTCCTCGCTATGCTGTTGTCGATATGCGTCTTGGCGATGGCAATGGTCTGGATGTGATCGAAGCCATTCAAAAATCCAATCCGGATGCCCGCACGCTTATGCTGACCGGCTACGGCAACATCACAACCGCTGTTACCGCCGTAAAGCTTGGAGCCATCGATTATCTGGCAAAACCAGCCGATGCGGATGACATCTATGCCGCTCTGATGAATGAAGGCGAGAAAAAAGCAGCTCCACCGGAAAACCCCATGTCGGCTGATCGTGTCCGTTGGGAGCACATTCAAAGGGTTTATGAATTGTGTGATCGCAATGTTTCCGAGACCGCTCGCCGCCTGAACATGCATCGCAGAACCCTGCAGCGTATTTTGGCCAAGCGCGCGCCGCGCTAA
- a CDS encoding ActS/PrrB/RegB family redox-sensitive histidine kinase — MLTSSLADPSFGNRHIKLDTLVRLRWLAIGGQTVAVVIVHWLLGYAFEAWLCLALVGLSAWLNFYLQFHFRKHFRLKSEMATALLAYDSCQLGGLLYLTGGLQNPFALLLLVPAVISATTQSARYTIFLAGIISLIATLLIWFHQPLPWAQNNPPELPLLYIAAIWVAILLTMGFMSVYAHRVAQEGQLLSDALSATELVLAKEQHLSNLDGLATAAAHELGTPLATITLVAKELERELIEDDPIYDDVLLLRTQSERCREILGKLRSLSSAEDATFAKMRLKALISEVCEPHLGFGIEIVQKFPPNLERQPVLLRNPGLLYGLGNLLENAVDYAKGKVELTASWSDSQITLRIMDDGPGFADDVINRLGDPYVTTRAHHYKSSGSEANEEKSGSSGQDQINGGLGLGFFIAKTLLERSGAKVSIANRQSQPLGKDKQGGTNSEQITGAIVLISWSRHELEADQYKRSKFDAKLNLETE; from the coding sequence ATGCTCACTTCCTCGCTGGCTGATCCCAGCTTTGGCAATCGCCATATAAAATTGGACACGCTTGTACGCCTGCGCTGGCTTGCCATTGGCGGCCAGACCGTTGCTGTTGTCATTGTCCATTGGTTGCTTGGGTATGCGTTTGAGGCTTGGCTTTGTCTTGCCTTGGTCGGTCTTTCTGCTTGGCTGAATTTCTATTTACAATTCCATTTCCGCAAGCATTTTCGCCTCAAATCAGAGATGGCCACGGCGTTGCTGGCCTATGACAGTTGTCAATTGGGTGGCTTGCTTTATCTGACCGGTGGTTTGCAAAATCCCTTTGCCCTGCTTTTGTTGGTACCAGCAGTTATCTCAGCCACCACTCAGTCGGCACGCTATACAATCTTTCTGGCTGGTATCATAAGCCTGATCGCTACCTTGTTGATCTGGTTCCATCAGCCCCTGCCGTGGGCTCAAAACAACCCACCAGAGCTGCCCCTCCTTTATATAGCAGCAATCTGGGTAGCGATTCTCCTCACCATGGGCTTCATGTCAGTTTATGCGCATCGCGTGGCCCAGGAGGGGCAGTTGCTCTCTGACGCCCTGTCTGCAACGGAGCTAGTTCTGGCAAAGGAACAGCATTTATCCAATCTCGACGGCTTGGCCACCGCTGCCGCTCATGAATTGGGGACACCTTTGGCTACCATCACACTTGTTGCCAAGGAATTGGAACGCGAGCTGATTGAGGATGATCCCATCTATGACGATGTTCTCTTGCTGCGTACGCAATCAGAACGTTGTCGCGAAATTCTGGGCAAATTACGTTCTCTCTCGAGCGCGGAAGATGCAACTTTCGCCAAAATGCGCCTGAAAGCACTGATTTCAGAAGTCTGCGAGCCTCATCTTGGTTTCGGCATTGAGATTGTTCAGAAGTTCCCACCCAATCTGGAACGCCAGCCTGTTCTATTACGCAATCCAGGGCTCCTTTACGGGCTGGGCAATTTGTTGGAAAACGCTGTTGACTATGCCAAGGGCAAAGTCGAACTCACAGCCAGTTGGAGCGATAGCCAGATCACCTTGCGGATCATGGATGATGGTCCCGGTTTTGCCGATGATGTGATCAACCGTCTCGGTGATCCATATGTGACCACGCGCGCGCACCATTACAAGTCTTCTGGCTCGGAAGCTAATGAAGAAAAGAGTGGTTCTTCCGGGCAAGATCAAATCAATGGCGGACTTGGTCTTGGTTTCTTCATCGCCAAGACCCTTTTGGAGCGTTCCGGAGCAAAAGTCTCAATTGCAAATCGACAAAGCCAGCCTCTTGGCAAGGATAAGCAAGGCGGCACAAATTCTGAGCAGATCACTGGCGCCATCGTCCTTATTTCGTGGTCCCGCCACGAACTTGAGGCAGATCAATATAAAAGAAGTAAGTTTGATGCTAAATTAAACCTTGAGACTGAATGA
- the phaZ gene encoding polyhydroxyalkanoate depolymerase, producing MTMQSNWFEGKMPEFDLSAMPLPFYQLYEWNHAILSPWRAAADATRIYLQNPVNPISQTPWGKSLAAACELFERTTRQYGKPEFDLEDTTVDGEVVSVHEKVVWQRPFCNLLHFERMLPADHKKDPKLLIVAPMSGHYATLLRGTVETMLPNHDVYITDWIDARLVPVTEGEFGLCDYIEYIMDILHHLGPNTHIMAVCQPSVPVMAAAAVMNENNDPMAPASMTLMGGPIDTRISPTAVNDFAKSKGDGWFERNVIMHVPFPHAGFSRKVYPGFLQLGGFMGMNLDRHVSAHQEFYNHLIIGDGDSAEKHRDFYDEYLAVMDLTAEFYLQTVKAVFLDHSLPNGTLEYRGKAVDCSKIIQTALMSVEGEKDDISGVGQTKAAHDLCPNLSDDKRDHYEQAGVGHYGVFNGSRFRSEIAPRISAFIRKQDHELGATEAKTKSAASKPAAKRAPRRKAPAKKQA from the coding sequence ATGACAATGCAGAGCAATTGGTTTGAAGGAAAAATGCCGGAATTTGATCTTTCTGCCATGCCCTTGCCATTCTATCAACTCTATGAATGGAACCATGCAATTCTGAGTCCTTGGCGTGCCGCAGCTGATGCAACCCGCATCTATCTGCAGAACCCGGTCAATCCTATCTCCCAAACGCCATGGGGAAAATCTCTGGCAGCCGCGTGCGAACTGTTCGAGCGCACAACACGCCAGTATGGCAAGCCTGAATTTGATCTGGAAGATACGACTGTCGATGGTGAAGTTGTCTCCGTTCATGAAAAAGTTGTCTGGCAACGCCCTTTCTGCAATCTGCTGCATTTCGAGCGGATGCTGCCCGCCGATCATAAAAAAGATCCCAAACTGCTGATCGTTGCCCCGATGTCCGGTCATTATGCAACGCTTCTACGGGGCACGGTGGAAACGATGCTACCCAATCATGATGTTTATATCACTGACTGGATTGATGCGCGTCTGGTCCCTGTGACTGAAGGTGAGTTTGGTCTGTGTGATTATATCGAATATATCATGGATATCCTGCATCATCTGGGGCCAAACACTCATATTATGGCAGTTTGTCAGCCTTCTGTTCCTGTCATGGCGGCGGCGGCCGTCATGAATGAAAACAATGATCCAATGGCGCCAGCTTCCATGACGCTTATGGGCGGTCCAATCGATACCCGCATCTCACCAACGGCAGTGAATGACTTTGCCAAAAGCAAGGGTGATGGCTGGTTCGAGAGAAATGTGATCATGCATGTGCCATTCCCCCATGCAGGCTTTTCGCGCAAGGTTTATCCTGGTTTCTTGCAGCTTGGCGGTTTCATGGGCATGAATCTGGATCGCCATGTCTCGGCACATCAGGAATTCTACAATCATCTTATCATTGGTGACGGCGACTCCGCCGAGAAGCACCGCGATTTCTATGATGAATATCTGGCAGTGATGGATCTGACAGCAGAATTCTATCTGCAAACGGTGAAAGCTGTATTCCTTGATCATTCTCTGCCCAATGGCACACTCGAATATCGTGGCAAGGCAGTGGATTGCAGCAAGATCATCCAGACGGCTCTCATGTCAGTGGAAGGGGAGAAGGACGATATTTCTGGTGTCGGCCAAACCAAAGCCGCTCATGACCTGTGTCCAAACCTGTCCGATGACAAGCGCGATCACTATGAACAAGCAGGTGTCGGTCATTATGGCGTCTTCAACGGCAGCCGTTTCCGCTCTGAAATAGCACCTCGCATCTCTGCATTCATTCGTAAACAGGATCATGAGCTCGGTGCAACAGAAGCAAAAACCAAGAGCGCTGCATCCAAGCCTGCCGCAAAGCGTGCTCCACGCCGCAAGGCGCCAGCAAAAAAGCAAGCGTGA
- a CDS encoding DUF2852 domain-containing protein, whose amino-acid sequence MSQAATVKSSWKAPHVALMILGFIFFWPLGLAMLAYIIWGDEMREMFQDMKSRMKSHADGACCGTRSRHGGFSKTGNVAFDEYRKAEMERLEEERRKLEAERAEFEDFLVELRRVKDQEEFDRFMKSRHNRQSSAPKSDGDADQTKPDA is encoded by the coding sequence ATGTCACAGGCAGCAACCGTTAAATCATCTTGGAAAGCACCTCATGTTGCTTTGATGATTCTTGGTTTTATTTTCTTCTGGCCGCTTGGTCTTGCAATGTTGGCCTATATTATTTGGGGAGATGAAATGCGTGAAATGTTCCAGGACATGAAGAGCCGGATGAAAAGTCATGCAGATGGAGCATGTTGTGGCACGCGTAGTCGCCATGGTGGCTTCTCGAAGACCGGTAATGTAGCCTTTGATGAATATCGCAAGGCTGAGATGGAGCGCCTCGAAGAAGAGCGCCGCAAGCTGGAGGCTGAAAGAGCTGAGTTTGAAGACTTCTTGGTAGAGCTGCGCCGCGTGAAAGATCAGGAAGAGTTTGATCGCTTCATGAAGAGCCGCCACAATCGTCAAAGCTCCGCACCAAAGTCAGATGGTGATGCGGATCAAACCAAACCTGATGCGTAA